The Marivirga tractuosa DSM 4126 genome contains the following window.
GAGTTTAGTCGTTTCTTAAGGGGCAACAATAACAAAGCAAATTAGTACACCACAATTTGGTCTTCCTTAGCAAGGAAGTGATTCTGAATATCCTATGGAATGCGTAGTTCAGTACCGAAGGTCAGACCGGATCTAGAGTAAAGCATTAATTATTTTGTAATTATCAGCTTTTTGTATTTTTGGTTTAATAAAACTATTAGCCGGCCGAATTCACCATGTTTATAATCAAGGGAATAACAAGGAGGTCATATTCAAAGACCATGATGATTATATTTCTTTTTTGAGAAGAGTTCGAAAAAGGGTAATTCCAAATGCAGACATTCTCAGTTATTGTTTAATGCCCAATCATTACCACTTTCTAACTTATACAAATCAGAAATCTATAGAATCAGTTTAATTAGGGCTTGCTTAAAAACAGAATACGTAATAAAAATGAACATCTAAGGTATTTTATTAATGATTATTGAGTAATAGTTTTTCAGCAAGTACAAGCTTCTTTAAGTTAAAACTACATATTGTTTGCACTAGTAAATCAATATTTGATTTACTAGTGCTCTAGCCTCAAGCACCTCATCTACTTCTCGGGCTAAAGCTCGAAGTATTACAATACTCCGTCACTTAGCCCGATTGTATAACTTGTCCCGTATGCATCGGGATGAGGCACTTGAGACTTTTTAAGCAAGCCCTAATTAGGTTTGTTGGAATCTCAAGTGCTGAAAAATAGCTTTAGATTAATAAATAGTGGATATTCTACCGAATACAATAATAGATATAGTCGTACTGGCTCATTATTTAGACAAAAAACAAAATTTAAAAACCTAGATGATGGAAAAGACAATTATCCATTTTTATGCTTTAACTACATTCATCATAATCCTTTGAAAGCAGGTTTAGTTAATAAAATGGAAGATTGGAAATATTCTTCATTTCAGGATTATTTAGGAATAAGAAAAGGTACGCTTTGCAATTTTGATTTGGCTGAACTATTAATTGATATTCAAAAAGATGATTTTTACAAAATTTCTTGTTCCGTTATCAATGAAAAAATGGCTGACAACCTTTATTAGTACTGATTAAAAATGGCAGCATATTTTATAGAAATAAAACCGGTCCGACCTTCGGTACTGACCTAATTGAGTGCTTAGATCAGACGATAATTCCTGTGCGATTCCCCGCCAGCTGGCGGGCTAGAGGCCTATAGGAATAGAAGTCTTAAACTCGGTTTCTTTCTCTTTAGAAGAGTAGTTTAAGGAAATATCACCATTTAGCTTTTTGGTGATGATTTTACAGATATATAATCCTAAACCAGGACCTTTAGGCAATTCAGAGCCTACATAAAAAAGGTCAAATATATTTTCCTGTTGCTCTTTTTTGATTCCAATACCATTGTCTTTAACACTGACAACCAGCTGCTTATCAACTATTTCAATGTTTACTTTAACCCACTTCTTTAATTTTAAAGGATCATAAAAACGGACGGCATTACCTATTAAATTCTTTAATATCAAATGAAGTAAGCTTGGATCAATTTGAACTTTATCTTTAACTAAATTATTAACTTCAATGGAAACATTATTCATGTTCTCCTCACCTTTTAACCTTTCAAAGACGGTTTCCATTATCATGTTTACATCAATCATTTGTGGACTGATCGGTCTGGCGCTAATTTCATATACATTGCTTAATCTCTTAAGCATATTGTCCATATGGTTAGCAGAATGATTCAAATGCCGCAGATGATCAGAAATATCATTATCCTGATCATATTCCATTTGAATCAGTTGACTTAAACCTTTGAATCTGGCTATTGGTCCCCTTAAATCATGAGCAGATTTATAAATGAATTCATCAAGTTCTTTGTTCTTCTCCAATAGAAGATTGTTGGAAACTGAAAGTTCTTTTGTTCTCTCTTGAACTTGCTGATCAAGATTTCTAGCGATTCCCATGAGCTTTTTATTCTGACCCTGAATAATCCTCTTGGCTTGTTCTAATTTGCTTCTTTCGTGATCTAAAAGCTCATTTTGGGATTGAATTTCTTCAAAAGCTTCTCTTAGGTCTCTGTTTTTTACTAAAAGATCTTGCTGAGCAGTTTCAATTTCCTCTTTTTGGTCATGAATTAGTTCTAAAGCTTCTTTGTAAGCCTCATTCTGGGCTCTTAGTTGTTGGTGCTTTTCTTCTAAGGTTCGAGTTCTATCTTTAACGAGATTTTCTAAATAATCATTATGCTTCTTAATTCTCTTGGATCCTACATTAACAAAACTAAATGCAATTCCGAACATGCCTAAACCCAATAAGGATATGAATACTGCTTGAAAAATATTTGTAAGGTTTTCGCTCTCAATATTAAAAAAATATGTGAGCAAATTTACATGTTGTGATGTAAAAATTGGATCTATTGCTGCATCAATTGGCTGCACGGCAACCAATAGCAGAAAACTGATCATTGAAAGAATAATAGAATAGTTTAAATAGTTTTTCACAAACACCTGTCTTATTATAATACTATTAAAGATAAAAAGTTTAATAGTTTTGAATCAAAATGTAAAACCTTTAATAATCAGTGATTTACACTTCCTTTATTCAAGTGACAATTTAATAAAATAATATATTTAAAAACAAGAAATACTTATATAAAATAATATTCTAGATTAGATGTTAAGACATTTAATGAGTTATGAAACGGTCACTTTAAAGGCTACTGTCCTGAAAATAAACAATTTAGAACTTGATCACATA
Protein-coding sequences here:
- a CDS encoding sensor histidine kinase, giving the protein MKNYLNYSIILSMISFLLLVAVQPIDAAIDPIFTSQHVNLLTYFFNIESENLTNIFQAVFISLLGLGMFGIAFSFVNVGSKRIKKHNDYLENLVKDRTRTLEEKHQQLRAQNEAYKEALELIHDQKEEIETAQQDLLVKNRDLREAFEEIQSQNELLDHERSKLEQAKRIIQGQNKKLMGIARNLDQQVQERTKELSVSNNLLLEKNKELDEFIYKSAHDLRGPIARFKGLSQLIQMEYDQDNDISDHLRHLNHSANHMDNMLKRLSNVYEISARPISPQMIDVNMIMETVFERLKGEENMNNVSIEVNNLVKDKVQIDPSLLHLILKNLIGNAVRFYDPLKLKKWVKVNIEIVDKQLVVSVKDNGIGIKKEQQENIFDLFYVGSELPKGPGLGLYICKIITKKLNGDISLNYSSKEKETEFKTSIPIGL